From the genome of Nitrospirota bacterium, one region includes:
- a CDS encoding glycosyltransferase family 2 protein, producing MEAILQTMGDGDRGKLLTADGYIPPESPEISVVVPALNEELTVGEFVDWCKEGLKKAGVVGQILIVDSSTDRTTEIALAHGAEVLKVPKRGLGRAYIDAIPFIRGRYILMGDADLTYDFREMDLFVEKFRSGYEFIMGSRFKGTIEKGAMPKLHRYFGTPLTTWILNRIYGSKFSDIHCGMRGATREAFARINLQSQSWEYASEMVLKAARLKLNLTEVPVKFYKDREGRVSHHRRSSIFSPWIAGWINLKVMLVYSPDSFLLKPGFVLFVLGTLLSFSLVGGPYSVGAIGFNLHWMLLGVTCATLGYSCVQIGLLARMIHNLRPVLGSRVKRFWPYDLGIAISAILALSGVGLNRALIQQYLAHGLRLTEMSYQGIFGLLLIIIGFQTFCFTLLIEMVRRVSSKT from the coding sequence ATGGAGGCTATTCTTCAAACGATGGGCGACGGTGACAGGGGCAAGCTGTTGACGGCAGATGGCTATATCCCTCCGGAGTCTCCAGAGATTAGCGTGGTTGTGCCTGCCCTTAATGAAGAGCTCACGGTGGGGGAGTTTGTCGACTGGTGCAAGGAGGGGCTCAAGAAGGCGGGTGTCGTGGGCCAAATCTTGATCGTGGACAGCTCGACGGACAGAACGACCGAGATCGCGCTCGCTCACGGGGCGGAAGTCTTAAAGGTCCCGAAACGCGGTTTGGGAAGAGCATATATCGACGCGATTCCATTCATTCGAGGGCGATACATCCTGATGGGTGATGCAGACCTTACGTATGACTTTCGAGAAATGGATCTGTTCGTGGAGAAGTTCCGAAGTGGTTATGAGTTTATCATGGGATCGCGATTCAAGGGAACAATCGAAAAGGGGGCGATGCCCAAGCTGCATCGCTATTTCGGCACTCCATTGACAACATGGATTTTGAACCGAATCTATGGCAGCAAGTTTTCTGATATTCATTGTGGGATGCGTGGAGCTACGCGCGAAGCCTTCGCCCGCATCAACCTTCAATCCCAGTCCTGGGAATACGCGTCGGAGATGGTTCTGAAAGCCGCACGTCTCAAACTGAATTTGACCGAGGTTCCGGTCAAGTTCTACAAGGACCGTGAGGGCCGTGTCAGCCATCACCGGCGATCGAGTATCTTCTCCCCATGGATTGCCGGATGGATCAATCTCAAAGTCATGTTGGTCTACTCGCCGGACTCGTTCCTCCTGAAGCCTGGATTTGTCCTGTTCGTCCTCGGGACTCTTCTTAGTTTTAGTCTCGTTGGCGGGCCATATAGTGTCGGAGCAATAGGGTTCAATCTACACTGGATGCTTCTAGGAGTGACCTGCGCGACTCTGGGATATAGCTGCGTTCAAATCGGTCTTCTTGCGAGGATGATACACAACCTTCGACCAGTCTTGGGTTCGCGAGTCAAGAGATTTTGGCCCTACGATCTGGGGATTGCCATATCAGCAATTCTTGCGCTCTCCGGGGTGGGGCTCAACCGTGCCTTGATTCAGCAATATCTTGCTCATGGATTGCGCCTTACAGAAATGTCCTACCAGGGGATCTTCGGATTACTGCTGATCATCATCGGTTTTCAAACCTTTTGTTTCACGCTGCTGATCGAGATGGTAAGGCGCGTGTCGTCGAAAACATAG
- a CDS encoding class I SAM-dependent methyltransferase, with protein MKPHAEFDQFAKDYDRHLSWLRLTGENKDYYASGRVQWLSRALAALGVTPRLVMDFGCGTGGSVAPLFDLLGSESVVGVDVSPASLDVARATHPTRGTFLHVDNYEPQGTLDLIHTSCAFHHIPPSEREGAATYLYRALRDGGVLAFWENNPWNPIVRFAMAHAAIDRNAVPINPRAAQRLLRSVGFKVLYTDFAFFFPRALQILRGLESGMAFVPLGAQYCVFARKPSVSASQGM; from the coding sequence ATGAAACCCCATGCCGAGTTTGATCAATTTGCGAAGGACTATGATCGCCATCTCAGTTGGCTTCGGCTGACCGGAGAGAATAAGGACTATTACGCGTCGGGACGGGTTCAGTGGCTTTCAAGGGCACTCGCGGCGTTGGGAGTGACCCCCAGGCTTGTGATGGATTTTGGATGCGGTACCGGCGGAAGCGTGGCGCCCCTATTCGACTTGCTGGGATCGGAGAGCGTCGTGGGAGTCGATGTGTCGCCCGCGTCTCTGGACGTTGCGCGGGCAACACATCCAACTCGTGGAACGTTTCTTCATGTCGACAACTACGAGCCGCAAGGGACACTCGACCTCATTCATACGAGCTGTGCATTTCATCATATTCCGCCCAGTGAACGGGAGGGCGCGGCTACTTACCTATACCGGGCCCTCCGCGATGGTGGGGTGCTTGCCTTCTGGGAAAACAATCCTTGGAATCCCATTGTTCGTTTCGCCATGGCGCACGCCGCCATTGATCGGAATGCCGTACCGATCAATCCACGCGCGGCCCAGCGCTTACTGCGATCCGTGGGGTTCAAAGTTTTGTATACGGATTTTGCATTTTTCTTCCCCCGGGCGCTTCAGATCCTCCGAGGGCTTGAATCCGGCATGGCGTTTGTGCCACTCGGAGCGCAATATTGCGTATTCGCCAGGAAACCGTCTGTGAGTGCCAGTCAGGGTATGTGA
- a CDS encoding NAD-dependent epimerase/dehydratase family protein, translated as MNAFVSGGAGFIGSHLVARLLSLESCAQVTIYDNFSSGKMWHLGNLVGHPAMTVVNADIKDLAKLTEAMTGSDVVFHLASNPDISKAITRPDIDFWEGTYLTQNILEAMRVNGIKRLLYTSGSGVYGEVGSVPVAEDYGPLLPISTYAASKLAGEALICSYCHMFDMHARAFRFANVVGPRQTHGVVYDFIRRLRQDPTLLRILGDGSQSKSYIHVDDVLDAVFLQNLHSTGTAYDCFNIATDDYITVRDIADLVVREMGFAPDQVRYEFTGGDRGWKGDVPIVRFDLAKIHRLGWHARYSSREALRRAINAQLQEPA; from the coding sequence ATGAACGCGTTTGTGTCTGGTGGGGCGGGTTTCATCGGGAGCCACCTTGTTGCGAGATTGCTGAGCCTAGAATCCTGCGCACAGGTGACCATCTACGATAACTTTTCTTCCGGAAAAATGTGGCACTTGGGAAATCTTGTCGGTCATCCGGCTATGACGGTTGTCAACGCTGATATCAAAGATTTGGCGAAGCTAACGGAGGCGATGACCGGGTCCGATGTGGTATTTCACCTCGCCTCGAATCCCGACATCTCGAAGGCGATAACTCGTCCCGACATCGATTTTTGGGAGGGAACCTATCTGACGCAGAACATTCTTGAAGCGATGCGTGTCAATGGTATTAAGAGGCTCCTGTACACATCGGGAAGCGGGGTGTATGGAGAAGTTGGCTCGGTCCCGGTCGCTGAGGACTATGGGCCGCTCCTGCCGATTTCAACATATGCCGCCAGTAAGCTCGCCGGGGAAGCCTTGATCTGTAGCTACTGCCATATGTTCGACATGCACGCACGAGCATTTCGATTCGCCAACGTTGTTGGGCCGAGGCAAACGCACGGAGTCGTCTACGATTTTATTCGTCGACTGCGCCAGGATCCGACTTTGCTGCGAATCCTTGGCGACGGATCGCAAAGCAAATCATACATCCATGTGGATGATGTTCTCGACGCGGTATTCCTCCAGAACCTGCACTCGACAGGAACTGCTTACGATTGTTTCAACATCGCAACGGATGACTATATAACCGTAAGGGATATTGCGGACCTGGTGGTGCGGGAGATGGGGTTCGCTCCTGACCAAGTGCGATACGAGTTTACAGGGGGCGATCGGGGATGGAAGGGCGACGTCCCAATTGTGCGTTTTGACCTCGCAAAGATCCATCGGCTCGGGTGGCACGCGCGCTATTCCTCTCGTGAGGCGTTACGTCGTGCGATTAATGCGCAGCTTCAGGAGCCAGCATGA
- a CDS encoding glycosyltransferase family 2 protein — translation MYRGRSIGVVIPAYNAERSIRKVIEGIPSWVDRIIVVDDASRDNTYREAQSFPATNLVVLRHDVNQGVGGATMTGFQRVLDEGLKIAVKMDADGQMDPTYLPTLLDAVTVQGYDYAKGNRFLHSAELSSMPRYRLFGNFVLTFLTKLTSGYWNVFDPQNGYLAIRREPLSRLNFGRIAKRYFFENDILIHLNILNYRVKDVPIPALYGSEVSHLRVSHVLWSFPAYLFRRYWYRIYEKYVLRDFSPIAVFLFLGLLFFFWGMGFGLYTWWRSATTGEIATTGTVMLSVLPFLIGFELLLQGVILDIQATPK, via the coding sequence GTGTATCGTGGCCGTAGCATAGGGGTCGTGATCCCCGCGTACAACGCCGAGCGCTCGATCCGCAAGGTGATCGAGGGCATCCCGTCGTGGGTCGACCGGATCATCGTGGTGGACGACGCGAGCCGGGACAACACGTATCGCGAGGCCCAAAGCTTCCCGGCGACGAACCTCGTGGTCCTCCGCCACGACGTCAACCAAGGGGTGGGTGGGGCCACGATGACGGGGTTTCAACGGGTTTTGGACGAGGGGCTCAAAATCGCGGTCAAGATGGACGCGGACGGGCAGATGGATCCGACGTACCTCCCCACGCTGCTGGACGCGGTCACTGTCCAGGGATACGACTACGCGAAAGGGAACCGATTTCTGCATTCGGCAGAGCTCTCGTCAATGCCGCGATACCGGCTCTTCGGGAATTTTGTCCTCACGTTCCTGACCAAGCTCACGTCCGGCTACTGGAACGTGTTCGACCCTCAGAACGGCTACTTGGCGATTCGGCGGGAGCCGCTCAGCCGGCTGAACTTCGGGCGGATTGCGAAGCGCTACTTTTTCGAGAACGACATCCTGATCCACCTCAACATCCTCAACTACCGCGTCAAGGACGTGCCGATTCCCGCGCTCTACGGCAGCGAGGTGTCGCACCTAAGGGTGTCACACGTGCTCTGGTCATTCCCGGCGTATCTATTTCGTCGGTACTGGTATCGTATATACGAGAAGTACGTGCTGCGGGATTTTTCCCCGATTGCGGTGTTTCTTTTCCTGGGATTGCTGTTCTTCTTTTGGGGCATGGGATTCGGGCTCTACACGTGGTGGCGCTCCGCCACCACTGGTGAGATCGCGACCACCGGGACCGTCATGCTGAGCGTGCTGCCGTTTCTGATAGGATTCGAGTTGCTGCTCCAGGGCGTGATTCTGGACATCCAGGCCACGCCGAAATGA
- a CDS encoding glycosyltransferase family 2 protein, whose translation MTPADLPPLASVIVVNWNGERWLGPCLDSLLEQSYPRLEIIVVDNASTDGSLGLLRERYGGKIRLVLNKENLGFTGGNNAGIAVATGVYVLLINNDAVADPGWAAALVREAEADPLIGMCASKIVLFDDPTVIDSVGLLLARDGLGRGRGRLERDDGRFDRAVDVLIPSACAALYRRTMLDGIGLFDEQFFMYCEDVDLGLRGRVAGWRCRYVPDAVVRHHYSKSAGGYSPRKIFLVERNRVWVMLKSFPWLLVAASLPWTAVRLWWHSYAAWQGRGGAGRAVEGVRPHALVATVLRAYLAALAGAVAVLRRRRVRTSVVEFLRWLRYHGTSARDVAMTE comes from the coding sequence GTGACGCCGGCAGACCTCCCGCCGCTGGCTTCGGTCATCGTCGTCAACTGGAACGGAGAGAGATGGCTCGGCCCGTGCCTCGACTCGCTGCTCGAACAGAGCTATCCGCGGCTCGAGATCATCGTGGTGGACAATGCGTCAACCGATGGGTCGCTGGGGTTACTCCGCGAGCGATACGGCGGTAAGATCCGTCTCGTCCTCAACAAGGAAAATCTCGGGTTCACGGGAGGGAACAACGCGGGAATCGCCGTGGCGACCGGCGTCTATGTGCTCCTGATCAATAACGACGCGGTCGCCGATCCCGGGTGGGCGGCCGCGCTCGTGCGTGAGGCGGAAGCGGACCCTCTGATCGGAATGTGTGCGTCGAAAATCGTGTTGTTCGACGATCCGACCGTGATCGACAGCGTGGGGCTGCTCTTGGCCCGCGACGGCTTGGGCCGCGGTCGCGGCCGCTTGGAGCGCGATGACGGCCGGTTCGATCGTGCGGTGGACGTCCTGATCCCGAGCGCCTGCGCCGCCCTTTATCGCCGGACCATGCTCGATGGGATCGGGCTGTTCGACGAGCAGTTTTTCATGTACTGCGAAGATGTGGATCTGGGCCTGCGCGGCCGTGTGGCCGGATGGCGCTGTCGCTATGTCCCGGACGCGGTAGTGCGGCATCACTACTCCAAGTCCGCGGGCGGTTATTCTCCTCGCAAGATCTTTCTCGTGGAGCGCAACCGCGTCTGGGTGATGCTCAAATCGTTCCCGTGGCTCCTGGTCGCGGCGTCCCTTCCCTGGACCGCGGTGCGCCTGTGGTGGCACTCGTACGCCGCGTGGCAGGGTCGCGGCGGCGCGGGGCGAGCCGTGGAGGGCGTGCGCCCGCACGCGTTGGTGGCCACGGTCCTGCGCGCGTACCTTGCGGCGCTGGCCGGCGCGGTGGCGGTGCTGCGGCGGCGCCGGGTCCGGACCTCGGTCGTGGAGTTTTTGCGATGGCTCCGCTATCATGGAACCTCCGCGCGCGACGTGGCGATGACGGAGTAA
- a CDS encoding tetratricopeptide repeat protein: MAHAAGAGDGWVTLVWRNETTAGRFPEVEVAMILDPPQRRAEQKRVLATVVLVLPLVLAIYANGLRGPFQFDDRHAIVENTALRAAVVDSTWWGPRAGTIGAGHYRPLTFVTYAMNIRLGGLDPFGFHLANVVLHWASTAAVMWLLWLLLGRAASAVAGGLVFAVTPANSEAVNYLAARSSLLVGLWGAVAVASFVLFRRSQAAGRRRAALAAGAGAVTALGLGLASKETAVTIPLAWILYDVGWSRAVPRRALFLPYAVVGALGAGYFATTGYARTLWAVLSGAPTGDRNVWVNLWSQLAAFPLHVVTFGWPFSLTVLHDVPVLDSPWRPAVFAGAGLALAGFAMALRWLVRGQDARKAAGFLLLWWLVALVPAVVYPLHVMFQEHRDYLPWMGLAGATGVAAGAIWDGAARRPGARWALVSVGLVALALSSAATIARNPVWTDELRLWTDAVAKSPAHPVVRLNLGNEYARRGDGNRALSEYQEAIRLQPDYGLAYHNIGLLHAGRGEYVEARTALEQAVALTPDAAEPLAALGTVYDKLGDAARAEAALTAAGAALQRRPHPPAARLAVADALAKSARPGEAAAHYQAVLAQERSQPSFLSAKAYLGLGYLAERAGRPDEALAAYAKALEINPRLNDALFNSANVLLAAGRYPEATAAYERVLSNTPSFFPARFNLGRLYERDGRRSEADREYQAFLRDAPPGPAYAAAREYAASRVASGSRLNEPSGGVP, encoded by the coding sequence GTGGCGCATGCAGCCGGCGCAGGGGATGGGTGGGTAACGCTCGTCTGGCGGAACGAAACCACCGCGGGGCGGTTTCCCGAAGTAGAGGTGGCGATGATTCTTGATCCGCCGCAGCGACGGGCGGAACAGAAACGGGTCCTGGCAACGGTGGTGCTGGTGCTTCCGTTGGTCCTCGCCATCTACGCCAACGGACTTCGGGGGCCCTTTCAGTTCGACGATCGGCATGCGATCGTGGAAAATACCGCGTTGCGCGCAGCGGTCGTTGATTCGACGTGGTGGGGGCCGCGCGCAGGGACGATAGGAGCCGGTCACTACCGGCCGCTCACGTTTGTGACTTACGCGATGAATATCCGACTCGGTGGGCTGGATCCCTTTGGATTCCATCTCGCCAATGTGGTGCTGCATTGGGCCTCGACCGCCGCCGTGATGTGGCTGCTCTGGCTCCTCCTCGGGCGGGCGGCGTCCGCCGTCGCGGGAGGGCTGGTGTTCGCGGTGACGCCGGCCAACAGCGAGGCGGTGAACTACCTGGCCGCGCGGTCGTCGCTCCTCGTTGGGCTCTGGGGCGCGGTCGCGGTCGCGTCGTTCGTCCTCTTTCGACGGTCGCAGGCCGCGGGGCGCCGGCGCGCCGCGTTGGCGGCCGGCGCCGGAGCCGTGACCGCGCTGGGATTGGGTCTGGCGAGTAAAGAGACCGCTGTGACGATCCCGCTCGCGTGGATCCTCTACGACGTCGGGTGGTCGCGCGCCGTGCCTCGCCGGGCGCTGTTCCTGCCCTACGCGGTGGTGGGCGCGCTCGGGGCGGGCTACTTTGCGACCACCGGGTACGCCCGCACGCTCTGGGCCGTGCTGTCGGGAGCGCCGACCGGGGACCGCAACGTGTGGGTCAATCTCTGGAGCCAGCTCGCGGCGTTTCCCCTGCACGTGGTGACGTTCGGTTGGCCGTTCTCGCTCACGGTCCTGCACGACGTGCCGGTTCTGGACTCGCCCTGGCGCCCCGCCGTGTTTGCGGGCGCAGGCCTGGCGCTCGCCGGGTTCGCGATGGCGCTGCGCTGGCTGGTCAGGGGTCAGGACGCCCGCAAAGCCGCGGGATTCCTGCTGCTCTGGTGGTTGGTCGCGTTGGTGCCCGCGGTGGTGTATCCGCTACACGTCATGTTTCAGGAGCACCGGGACTACCTACCCTGGATGGGGCTGGCAGGCGCGACCGGGGTGGCTGCCGGAGCGATCTGGGATGGCGCGGCGCGACGGCCGGGCGCGCGATGGGCGCTGGTCAGTGTGGGATTGGTCGCGTTGGCCCTGTCCTCCGCCGCCACGATCGCGCGGAACCCGGTGTGGACGGACGAGTTGCGGTTGTGGACCGACGCGGTGGCCAAGTCACCCGCTCATCCGGTGGTGCGGCTCAACCTCGGTAACGAATACGCGAGGCGTGGCGATGGCAACCGCGCGTTGTCCGAATACCAGGAGGCGATCCGGCTACAGCCAGACTACGGGCTCGCCTACCACAACATCGGCTTGTTGCACGCTGGGCGCGGCGAGTACGTCGAGGCGCGGACGGCCCTGGAACAGGCGGTGGCGTTGACGCCGGATGCCGCCGAGCCGCTCGCGGCGCTGGGGACTGTGTACGACAAGCTGGGCGACGCGGCGCGCGCCGAAGCCGCGCTCACCGCGGCCGGAGCCGCCTTGCAGCGACGGCCTCACCCCCCGGCCGCGCGCCTTGCAGTGGCCGATGCGTTGGCCAAGAGCGCGCGGCCAGGGGAGGCCGCCGCGCACTACCAGGCGGTGCTCGCCCAGGAGCGGTCGCAGCCCTCGTTCCTCTCCGCCAAGGCCTATCTGGGGCTCGGGTATCTTGCCGAGCGCGCGGGACGTCCCGACGAGGCGCTCGCGGCCTATGCCAAGGCCCTCGAAATCAACCCTCGGTTGAACGACGCGCTGTTCAACTCCGCCAACGTGCTGTTGGCCGCGGGGCGGTATCCCGAGGCGACCGCTGCCTACGAACGGGTGCTGTCCAATACCCCGTCGTTCTTCCCGGCGCGGTTCAACCTCGGCCGTCTCTACGAGCGCGACGGGCGGCGTAGCGAGGCCGACCGCGAATACCAGGCGTTTCTTCGTGACGCACCCCCGGGACCGGCCTATGCCGCCGCCCGCGAGTACGCCGCCTCGCGCGTCGCGTCTGGGAGCCGGCTGAACGAACCGTCGGGAGGGGTCCCGTGA
- a CDS encoding fused MFS/spermidine synthase, which produces MKPITLLGAVFFLSGAAGLVYQVVWGRLLVLVFGSTTIAVTTVLAVFMGGLALGGALGGRFVGRIRRPLVAYAAIEVGVGAYALAIPWLLAAVVPVYQTLWRHVAESSVLVLGARLVLVAAILAIPTVLMGATLPVISRAAAAGAAWFVTRAAALYAANTAGAIAGAVGTGFVLLPAFGVRQTIYIAAGSNLAAATAAWMLARRGPFVESEASSPTADASAPIAPHIQRRVALTLAISGAAALVNEVVWSRALSLVLGSSVYAFSAMLATFLTGLASGAAFGTWLVRRVVPRTALLGAVQLGVAVASLATLALLGQLPFALIAAVRSLRGLGPDVMSAAQFALSFLVMFAPTFGFGVIFPVALHLVANDPRAIGASVGRLYAINTAGAIAGAVLAGFALVPFLGVRASLLAAVAACLLLGVWLIVGDRSIPRRFALWGSLAAAAVVVVTATSLPPWSATLMSSGVYWNLPRFLAVAEREGVDGVKARLGHGQALYEREGLTATVVVTRSDEEGRLLTINGRTESGDPFMRTQVAIGHWPLWFARSADRVLVIGLGSGATTGSVLRYPVGQVDVVELERAVIEASREFEPENGSPLADPRVRVWPEDGRNFLLLSPHRYDVIISQPSLPWVAGAATLFTEEFFALAASRLQPGGVFGQWVTADAMGPEDLRAVLAAFARSFPFFVVVEPTPGDVFFVGSASPLALDRARVAAALSEPQTGPDLARVDFRSENDLYATLVGHHGTIARLLNGAVPNRDDNVAVEFSGPVAFAQILQGRRSDPLAWLRGGSGR; this is translated from the coding sequence GTGAAGCCGATCACGCTGCTGGGGGCCGTATTTTTTCTGTCCGGCGCCGCCGGGCTGGTGTACCAGGTCGTGTGGGGGCGATTGCTGGTACTGGTGTTCGGGTCGACCACCATCGCGGTGACCACCGTGCTCGCCGTGTTCATGGGTGGCCTCGCGCTCGGCGGCGCGCTCGGCGGACGCTTCGTAGGCCGCATTCGCCGCCCGTTGGTGGCGTATGCCGCGATCGAAGTAGGGGTCGGCGCCTATGCGCTGGCGATCCCGTGGCTGCTCGCCGCCGTGGTGCCGGTGTATCAGACGCTGTGGCGACACGTGGCCGAGTCGTCGGTGCTGGTCCTGGGGGCGCGGCTGGTGTTGGTGGCGGCGATCCTCGCGATCCCCACGGTGCTCATGGGCGCAACCCTGCCGGTGATCAGCCGTGCCGCGGCGGCGGGCGCCGCATGGTTCGTCACTCGCGCGGCCGCGCTGTACGCGGCCAACACTGCCGGCGCCATCGCCGGGGCCGTAGGGACCGGGTTTGTGCTCCTGCCCGCGTTCGGCGTGCGACAAACGATCTACATCGCGGCCGGCAGCAATCTCGCAGCGGCGACCGCCGCGTGGATGCTGGCGCGTCGCGGACCGTTCGTCGAGTCGGAGGCCTCGTCACCGACGGCCGACGCATCAGCGCCCATCGCTCCCCACATCCAGCGCCGCGTCGCCCTGACGCTGGCGATCTCCGGGGCGGCCGCGTTGGTCAACGAGGTGGTGTGGTCGCGCGCGCTGAGCCTGGTACTGGGCTCCTCGGTCTACGCGTTCTCCGCCATGCTGGCCACGTTTCTCACCGGGCTCGCGTCCGGCGCCGCGTTCGGGACTTGGCTCGTTCGGCGCGTCGTGCCCCGCACGGCGCTGCTCGGGGCGGTTCAACTCGGGGTGGCCGTTGCGTCGCTGGCCACCCTGGCGCTGTTGGGCCAGTTGCCCTTTGCGTTGATCGCCGCGGTGCGTTCGCTGCGCGGGCTCGGCCCGGACGTGATGTCGGCTGCGCAGTTCGCGCTCTCGTTCCTGGTGATGTTTGCGCCGACGTTTGGGTTCGGCGTGATCTTTCCGGTCGCCCTGCACCTGGTGGCGAATGATCCCCGCGCCATCGGCGCTTCGGTGGGCCGCTTGTACGCGATCAACACGGCGGGCGCCATTGCCGGCGCCGTGCTCGCCGGGTTTGCGCTCGTCCCGTTTCTGGGAGTTCGCGCGAGCCTGCTGGCCGCGGTGGCGGCGTGTCTCTTGCTGGGCGTCTGGCTCATCGTCGGCGATCGTTCGATTCCGCGCCGGTTCGCGCTCTGGGGGTCGCTCGCGGCGGCCGCCGTGGTCGTGGTCACCGCGACCAGCCTGCCGCCGTGGAGCGCGACCCTCATGTCGTCCGGGGTGTACTGGAACCTCCCGCGGTTTCTTGCGGTCGCGGAGCGAGAGGGCGTAGACGGCGTCAAAGCCAGACTCGGCCACGGACAGGCCCTCTATGAACGCGAGGGGCTGACGGCGACGGTCGTGGTGACGCGCAGCGACGAGGAGGGACGCCTGCTGACGATCAACGGCCGCACCGAGTCCGGCGACCCGTTCATGAGGACCCAGGTCGCGATCGGCCACTGGCCGCTGTGGTTTGCGCGCTCCGCGGATCGCGTGCTCGTGATCGGGCTGGGGAGCGGCGCGACCACGGGCTCCGTGTTGCGCTACCCGGTGGGACAAGTGGACGTCGTGGAGTTGGAACGAGCCGTCATCGAGGCCTCGCGCGAGTTCGAACCCGAGAACGGCAGTCCGTTGGCGGATCCTCGCGTCCGCGTGTGGCCCGAGGACGGCCGGAATTTTCTTCTGCTCTCGCCCCATCGCTACGACGTGATCATTTCCCAGCCGTCGTTGCCCTGGGTGGCGGGAGCCGCGACGCTGTTTACCGAGGAGTTCTTCGCGCTCGCGGCGTCGCGCCTTCAACCCGGAGGCGTGTTCGGGCAATGGGTGACCGCGGACGCGATGGGACCCGAGGATCTCCGTGCCGTGCTGGCGGCGTTCGCGCGGTCATTCCCGTTTTTCGTGGTGGTGGAACCCACGCCCGGCGACGTCTTTTTCGTGGGATCGGCGTCGCCCCTGGCTCTGGATCGCGCCCGGGTGGCCGCGGCATTGTCGGAGCCCCAGACCGGACCGGATCTGGCCCGCGTCGATTTTCGCTCCGAGAACGACCTCTACGCCACGCTGGTCGGCCACCACGGAACCATCGCGAGGTTGCTCAACGGCGCGGTGCCCAATCGCGACGACAACGTGGCGGTGGAGTTTTCGGGTCCGGTCGCGTTCGCGCAGATCCTCCAGGGGCGCCGCAGCGATCCGCTGGCGTGGTTGCGGGGAGGATCGGGGCGATGA